The Mammaliicoccus sciuri genome window below encodes:
- a CDS encoding DMT family transporter, with translation MILLIILGILAGLCVPLQTSINTKLGSYTKSPILASFYSFLIGTIVLIIVNTIMNPQKLTPSFIMNQDFSYVWFTGGLLGVVFLTGNLLLLPRIGAALTVVMTVSGQIIMGLIIDQFGLFDADIHTINIGRISGVILMLLGILLMNYKKKSSRVITTQSNHTNYWMILGIMTGCLPPIQTAINSALRYEVDSFYFSALISFAVGTIALFMLSLILVRRIRFSFHQSEQGTIKPIYFIGGALGVVFVTTNILLMPELGAALTLMVVIFGQMLMGLLIDHFGLFNTPKFKITTRRLIDAILVFVGIVILKLF, from the coding sequence TTGATTTTATTAATTATTCTAGGCATTTTAGCAGGGTTATGTGTACCATTACAAACTTCTATTAACACGAAACTTGGTAGTTACACGAAATCACCGATACTTGCATCATTTTATTCATTCTTAATTGGAACAATTGTGTTAATCATTGTGAATACTATTATGAATCCACAAAAATTAACACCTTCATTTATCATGAATCAAGACTTTTCATACGTTTGGTTTACTGGTGGTCTATTAGGCGTCGTCTTTTTAACAGGAAATTTATTATTACTTCCAAGAATTGGTGCCGCATTAACAGTCGTGATGACTGTTTCCGGTCAAATTATAATGGGACTGATCATCGACCAATTCGGATTATTTGATGCTGACATTCATACAATCAATATCGGAAGAATTTCTGGCGTAATTTTGATGTTACTGGGTATATTATTAATGAATTATAAAAAGAAATCATCACGTGTCATTACAACACAATCTAACCATACAAACTATTGGATGATTCTCGGTATTATGACAGGTTGTCTTCCCCCTATTCAAACAGCTATTAATAGTGCTCTTAGATATGAAGTAGATTCATTTTATTTTTCAGCACTTATATCATTCGCTGTTGGGACAATCGCTTTATTTATGCTTTCACTTATTCTTGTTCGTAGAATTCGTTTTAGCTTCCATCAATCCGAACAAGGTACGATTAAACCGATTTACTTTATTGGTGGTGCATTAGGTGTTGTATTTGTTACGACAAACATACTACTTATGCCTGAACTCGGTGCAGCACTTACATTAATGGTCGTTATATTTGGACAAATGTTAATGGGGCTTTTAATTGATCACTTCGGTTTATTTAATACACCAAAATTTAAAATTACAACGAGACGATTAATTGATGCGATATTAGTCTTTGTCGGCATTGTCATTCTTAAATTATTCTAA
- a CDS encoding N-acetylglucosaminidase, which produces MNIINFLRERFSLILGLTIIIIFIVLLFIFESPFFKNHQTHTYEEALEIQTQSDAPAVTQKDNKFVYADKKEIDKFMDIDKSQTDFQFIDISKKVDVSEKQVKEILKDKGILKGKEKAFIDAQEKYDINVIYLMSHAFIETGNGNSELASGVKMSNGKTFYNFYGIGAFDQDAVETGSSYARKKGWTSPEKAINGGAEFIKKDYLNNGQDTLYKMRWNPYNPGQHLYATDVNWATSIGKIMEGYYDDHNLKKSKVHKDYYK; this is translated from the coding sequence GTGAATATTATTAACTTTTTGAGAGAAAGGTTTTCTTTAATTTTAGGGCTCACAATTATTATTATATTTATTGTTTTATTATTTATTTTTGAGTCTCCTTTTTTTAAAAATCATCAAACACATACTTATGAAGAAGCGCTTGAAATTCAAACGCAAAGTGATGCACCAGCCGTTACACAAAAGGACAATAAATTTGTGTATGCTGATAAAAAAGAAATCGATAAATTTATGGATATCGACAAAAGTCAGACAGACTTTCAATTCATAGATATATCTAAAAAAGTAGATGTATCAGAAAAACAAGTTAAAGAAATTTTAAAAGATAAAGGCATATTAAAAGGTAAAGAAAAAGCTTTTATAGATGCTCAAGAAAAATATGATATTAATGTCATATACTTGATGAGCCATGCTTTTATCGAAACTGGCAATGGTAATTCTGAATTGGCTAGTGGTGTCAAAATGTCTAATGGTAAAACATTCTATAATTTTTATGGAATCGGGGCATTTGATCAAGATGCTGTGGAAACGGGTAGTAGTTATGCGCGTAAAAAAGGTTGGACTTCTCCAGAAAAAGCTATAAATGGAGGCGCTGAATTTATTAAAAAGGATTATCTTAACAATGGGCAAGACACATTATATAAAATGAGATGGAATCCTTATAATCCTGGACAACACCTATATGCAACAGATGTGAATTGGGCAACAAGTATCGGTAAAATTATGGAAGGCTATTATGATGACCATAATTTGAAAAAATCAAAAGTCCATAAAGACTATTACAAATAA
- a CDS encoding NUDIX domain-containing protein, protein MDLSLKSGDGMLNIRVGAIIKDKHGYCFHYDKKHDFYALIGGRVKYFESSDSAIKREIKEELNIECDDIYFLTTVQNFFEYESTSYHEILFIYHATIHKSIEDLTIPFNQKIKYVSLRVSEIPEIKLLPQKAKEIILKRVDVEPLFIDRDLPK, encoded by the coding sequence ATGGATCTTTCACTTAAATCTGGCGATGGTATGTTGAACATTAGAGTTGGCGCAATCATCAAAGATAAGCATGGTTATTGTTTTCATTATGATAAAAAACATGATTTTTATGCATTAATTGGTGGCAGAGTTAAATATTTCGAAAGCTCAGACTCAGCTATTAAACGTGAAATCAAAGAAGAACTTAATATTGAATGTGATGATATTTACTTTTTAACAACAGTTCAAAATTTTTTTGAATATGAAAGTACGTCTTATCATGAAATCTTATTTATTTATCATGCTACAATTCATAAATCTATAGAAGACTTGACCATTCCCTTCAATCAAAAAATTAAATATGTATCTTTAAGAGTCTCAGAAATTCCTGAAATTAAACTACTACCTCAAAAAGCAAAAGAAATCATTTTGAAAAGAGTAGATGTCGAGCCACTATTTATAGACAGAGATTTACCTAAATAA
- a CDS encoding FAD-dependent monooxygenase, translating into MKIAVIGAGIGGLTTAGLLTQTGHEVYVYEQRGNLDQDGAGLGIGSNVLKALKQYKMAYAIEQEGQPLRKIEIRSDLDEFLNSLMMNQDEHKNITIHRKVLHEILKTHVPTDNIYLNHEVKTFKQTADDVRLYFTNGLEEQFDLVIAADGIHSKVRTQLYPKSAPKYAGYTCFRGVVNEKLNIEQDVTLEYWGHKGRFGIVPLKDNELYWFCTMNAKENDLQFKSFEKPHLQAYFNQFPNEVRTVLDAQEETGILHHDMYDLVPLKSFVSNRVVLLGDAAHATTPNMGQGAGQAIEDAVTLVNLINDRDIESDLKRYDKLRTKHTKKVILKSRKIGKAAQSSSTLKIKIRNKMLKQKSSKSLSKKVKFLQKAKLK; encoded by the coding sequence ATGAAAATTGCTGTAATTGGGGCAGGCATCGGTGGGTTAACGACTGCTGGATTACTAACTCAAACGGGACATGAAGTTTATGTATATGAACAACGTGGCAATTTAGACCAAGATGGTGCCGGTTTAGGTATTGGAAGTAATGTCCTTAAAGCATTGAAACAATATAAAATGGCTTATGCAATTGAGCAAGAAGGCCAGCCATTAAGAAAAATAGAGATTAGATCTGATTTAGATGAATTTTTAAATTCATTAATGATGAATCAAGATGAACATAAAAATATTACGATTCATAGAAAAGTGTTACATGAAATTTTAAAAACACATGTACCAACAGATAATATTTATTTAAATCACGAAGTTAAAACATTTAAGCAAACAGCTGACGATGTGAGACTTTATTTTACAAATGGTTTAGAAGAACAATTTGATTTAGTAATTGCAGCAGATGGAATACATTCAAAAGTAAGAACACAACTGTATCCGAAATCAGCACCTAAGTATGCTGGATACACTTGTTTCAGAGGCGTTGTAAACGAGAAGTTAAATATCGAACAAGATGTTACTTTAGAATATTGGGGACATAAAGGAAGATTTGGCATTGTACCTTTAAAAGACAACGAATTATACTGGTTCTGTACAATGAATGCTAAAGAAAATGATTTGCAATTTAAGTCATTTGAGAAACCACATCTTCAAGCATACTTCAATCAATTTCCAAATGAAGTAAGAACTGTATTAGATGCACAAGAAGAAACAGGCATATTACATCATGATATGTATGACCTCGTACCATTGAAATCTTTCGTTTCAAACAGAGTTGTTCTATTAGGTGATGCAGCACATGCAACAACACCGAACATGGGACAAGGCGCTGGCCAAGCAATAGAAGACGCCGTAACATTAGTTAATTTAATTAACGATCGAGATATAGAATCAGATTTAAAACGATATGATAAATTAAGAACGAAACATACCAAAAAAGTCATCTTAAAATCAAGAAAAATCGGTAAAGCAGCACAATCATCAAGTACTTTAAAAATTAAAATAAGAAATAAAATGCTTAAACAAAAATCTTCAAAATCACTTAGCAAAAAAGTGAAGTTCTTACAAAAAGCAAAATTAAAATAA
- a CDS encoding D-serine ammonia-lyase: MSIDIKSLEDKYPIISNIKNGEEIFWKNPDYLATTDLPFSMDDVLDAEQRLARFAPYIEEVFPETKQNNGKIESQIFSLNHLKKARFSHLKGHLLLKGDHALPISGSIKARGGIYEVLKFAEETAMKETDFTINSDYRLLATEQYQSIFSKYRIAVGSTGNLGLSIGIMSAKLGFKVTVHMSQDAKAWKKDLLRSKGVEVVEHVQDYGYAVKEGRKAAADDPYCHFVDDEASKDLFLGYAVSALRLKHQLKDLNIHVDKAHPLYVYLPCGVGGGPGGVAFGLKLIYGDHVHPIFIEPTEAPCMTLGMITQLHDQISVQDIGLSGKTIADGLAVSRPSKLVGNIMTSLLFGSCTVNDHQLYLYLKSLKDHENIFIEPSATSGFQGLKYIHDLNYGSENATHLVWSTGGNMVPENEQKIYYQEAVDIEKRGYED; this comes from the coding sequence ATGTCTATAGACATAAAATCATTAGAAGATAAGTATCCTATTATTTCTAATATTAAAAATGGAGAAGAAATATTCTGGAAAAATCCTGACTATTTAGCGACTACTGATTTACCATTTTCAATGGATGATGTATTAGATGCTGAACAACGATTAGCTCGTTTTGCACCGTATATTGAAGAAGTCTTTCCTGAAACGAAACAAAACAATGGAAAAATTGAATCTCAAATTTTTTCATTAAATCATTTAAAAAAAGCACGATTCAGTCATTTAAAGGGACATTTATTACTTAAAGGTGACCATGCTTTACCTATTTCAGGTTCTATTAAAGCACGTGGTGGCATTTATGAAGTGCTAAAGTTTGCTGAAGAAACGGCAATGAAAGAAACTGATTTTACGATTAATAGTGATTACCGCCTACTCGCTACTGAACAATATCAATCTATTTTCTCTAAATATAGAATTGCTGTTGGTTCTACTGGTAATTTAGGATTAAGCATCGGTATTATGAGTGCCAAATTAGGATTCAAAGTAACGGTTCATATGTCTCAAGATGCTAAAGCATGGAAAAAGGACCTTCTCCGTTCTAAAGGAGTCGAAGTCGTAGAACATGTCCAAGATTACGGTTATGCTGTAAAAGAAGGTCGTAAAGCTGCAGCAGATGATCCTTATTGTCACTTTGTTGATGATGAAGCATCTAAAGATTTATTTTTAGGATATGCAGTTAGCGCGCTAAGACTTAAACATCAATTGAAAGATTTAAATATTCATGTAGATAAAGCACATCCGTTATACGTCTATTTACCATGTGGCGTCGGTGGTGGTCCTGGTGGTGTCGCATTTGGATTAAAACTCATTTATGGCGATCATGTACATCCTATCTTTATCGAACCTACTGAAGCACCTTGTATGACTTTAGGCATGATTACACAGTTACATGATCAAATTTCAGTTCAAGATATAGGTTTATCCGGAAAAACAATTGCAGATGGTTTAGCAGTCAGTCGTCCATCGAAATTAGTCGGAAACATTATGACTTCATTATTATTTGGTTCGTGTACAGTAAATGACCATCAACTTTATCTTTATTTAAAATCATTAAAAGATCATGAAAATATCTTTATCGAACCTTCAGCTACTTCAGGTTTCCAAGGTTTGAAATATATTCATGACTTAAATTATGGTTCTGAAAATGCCACGCACCTCGTTTGGTCAACAGGCGGTAACATGGTGCCAGAAAATGAACAAAAGATTTATTATCAAGAAGCTGTAGATATAGAAAAAAGGGGGTATGAAGATTGA
- the fdhF gene encoding formate dehydrogenase subunit alpha has product MQEHQVITIDGKDFLVEEGMRLLDFIKAEKLSFVPSICYNESLGPIETCDSCVVEVNGQLQRACSTMIENGMVVNTQLESVKSAQKQALDRVLEHHELYCTVCDYNNGNCEIHNTMGEFGLEHQSNPFQSKGYEKDFGAFYRYDPDQCILCGRCVEVCQDVQVNETLTIDWERKQPRVIWDNDRAIDESSCVNCGQCVTVCPCNALMENNMLGNAGYMTDQEPGLLRSMIELTKKAETGYGPLFAISDSEAAMREDVIKKTKTVCTYCGVGCSFDVWTKDREILRVLPHEDSPANHISTCVKGKFAWDYVNSEDRLTKPLVRKEDYFQEVEWDEALRVISTRFSQIKNQYGKDALAFISSSKCTNEESYLMQKLARQVIGTHNVDNCSRYCQSPATQGLFRTVGYGGDSGSIEDLEKAKMVITIGTNTAEAHPVIASRIKRSHKLLGQKLYVFDIRKHEMAERADKFYQPNPGTDLVWLSAVTKYIIDQNWHDEAFINKWVNDFDSYYESLNTFTLEYAESLTGISQTELKHIAKQVAETESLSICWAMGVTQHRIGGDTSTAISNLLLITGNYMRPGTGAYPLRGHNNVQGCSDMGSMPNTFPGYQDVSDDEVRHKFEQAWQVSLDSERGLDNHQMIDSIHEGTLHSLYIKGEDTGVVDANINYVRSAFEKIDFLVVQDLFLSKTAEFADVVLPASPSLEKDGTFTNTERRVQRINKALDTLGDSKPDWEIIQLIAQSLGADWDYQHPSEIWYEAQSLMPLVKGITYDRLEGFDSLQWPMNDDGTDTPLLYTERFNFPDGKARLYPLSFNVESKKTKEMSLHVNNGRVLEHFHEGNMTYQVPGLKYKLPRNFCEISKELAEEHGIENGARVKITSKVGTVEVNVQVTDRVSGNNIYIPLNDQNEGAPNFVTDSDVDKDTNTPAYKDNYAKLEVVTKKGQSPIPKHNSRFGNRQPQISVRVQDKWAKSSYTFPSKGGDL; this is encoded by the coding sequence ATGCAAGAACATCAGGTTATAACAATTGATGGTAAAGATTTTCTTGTAGAAGAGGGCATGAGGCTATTAGACTTTATTAAAGCTGAAAAGTTATCCTTTGTTCCGTCTATATGCTACAACGAATCTTTAGGACCGATTGAAACGTGTGACTCATGTGTCGTCGAAGTTAATGGGCAACTTCAACGTGCATGTAGTACGATGATTGAGAATGGCATGGTTGTGAATACGCAACTTGAATCCGTGAAATCAGCTCAGAAACAAGCATTGGACAGAGTGCTTGAACATCATGAATTATATTGTACAGTTTGTGATTATAATAATGGAAATTGCGAAATTCATAATACTATGGGTGAATTTGGTTTAGAACATCAATCTAATCCATTTCAATCTAAAGGTTATGAAAAAGATTTTGGGGCATTTTATAGATATGATCCAGATCAATGTATTCTATGTGGTAGATGTGTAGAAGTATGTCAAGATGTACAAGTGAATGAAACATTGACGATTGATTGGGAAAGAAAACAACCTAGAGTTATTTGGGACAATGATCGCGCGATTGATGAATCAAGTTGTGTGAACTGTGGACAATGTGTAACAGTATGTCCTTGTAATGCTTTGATGGAAAATAACATGCTGGGTAATGCAGGCTATATGACTGATCAAGAACCTGGCTTATTACGTTCGATGATTGAACTCACTAAAAAAGCTGAAACTGGATATGGACCACTATTTGCGATTTCTGACTCAGAAGCGGCGATGCGAGAAGATGTCATTAAGAAGACGAAGACAGTATGTACATACTGTGGTGTAGGTTGCTCATTTGATGTTTGGACAAAAGATAGAGAAATATTAAGAGTGTTACCACATGAAGATTCTCCAGCGAATCATATTTCTACGTGTGTTAAAGGGAAATTCGCCTGGGACTATGTGAATTCTGAAGATAGATTAACGAAACCTTTAGTTAGAAAAGAAGACTATTTCCAAGAAGTTGAATGGGATGAAGCTTTAAGAGTGATTAGTACTAGATTTTCTCAAATTAAAAATCAATATGGTAAAGACGCATTAGCGTTTATTTCATCTTCTAAATGTACAAATGAAGAATCATATTTAATGCAGAAATTAGCGAGACAAGTTATCGGAACGCATAATGTCGATAATTGTTCTAGATATTGTCAATCACCCGCTACTCAAGGATTGTTTAGAACAGTGGGTTATGGTGGTGATTCCGGTTCAATTGAAGATTTAGAAAAAGCTAAAATGGTCATTACTATCGGTACAAACACAGCTGAAGCACATCCAGTTATCGCGAGTAGAATTAAACGATCACATAAATTATTGGGACAAAAATTATATGTATTTGATATTAGAAAACATGAGATGGCGGAACGTGCAGATAAATTTTATCAACCAAATCCTGGTACAGATTTAGTTTGGCTATCAGCTGTTACAAAATATATTATCGACCAAAATTGGCACGATGAAGCTTTTATTAATAAATGGGTTAATGATTTTGATAGTTATTATGAAAGTCTTAATACATTTACGTTAGAGTATGCAGAAAGTTTAACAGGCATTAGTCAAACAGAACTCAAACATATTGCTAAACAAGTTGCAGAAACTGAATCTCTATCCATCTGTTGGGCAATGGGTGTAACGCAACATCGTATCGGTGGTGATACAAGTACAGCTATTTCAAACTTATTATTAATAACAGGGAACTATATGAGACCTGGCACAGGTGCTTATCCTTTAAGAGGTCACAACAATGTTCAAGGATGTAGTGATATGGGCAGTATGCCTAACACATTCCCAGGATATCAAGATGTGTCTGATGATGAAGTGAGACATAAATTTGAACAAGCTTGGCAAGTTTCGCTCGATTCAGAAAGAGGTTTGGACAACCATCAAATGATAGATAGTATACATGAAGGGACATTACACTCACTTTATATTAAAGGTGAAGATACAGGTGTTGTAGACGCTAATATCAATTATGTCAGATCAGCATTTGAGAAAATTGATTTCTTAGTCGTTCAAGATTTATTCTTATCAAAAACAGCCGAATTTGCGGATGTAGTCTTACCAGCATCTCCTTCATTAGAAAAAGATGGTACATTTACAAACACTGAAAGACGCGTTCAAAGAATCAATAAAGCATTAGACACGCTTGGAGATTCTAAACCAGACTGGGAAATCATTCAATTAATTGCACAGTCACTAGGCGCAGATTGGGATTATCAACATCCTAGTGAAATATGGTATGAAGCACAATCACTCATGCCTTTAGTTAAAGGTATTACGTATGATCGTCTAGAAGGATTTGATAGTTTACAATGGCCGATGAATGATGATGGCACTGATACACCATTATTATATACAGAAAGATTTAATTTCCCTGATGGCAAAGCTAGACTTTATCCATTGTCATTTAATGTTGAATCTAAAAAGACTAAAGAAATGTCATTACACGTTAACAATGGTCGAGTGTTAGAACATTTCCATGAAGGTAATATGACTTATCAAGTACCTGGTTTAAAATATAAATTACCTAGAAACTTCTGTGAAATTTCTAAAGAACTCGCTGAAGAACACGGTATCGAAAATGGTGCGAGAGTTAAAATAACTTCTAAAGTAGGTACAGTAGAAGTGAATGTACAAGTTACAGATAGAGTATCAGGTAATAATATTTATATTCCATTAAATGATCAGAATGAAGGCGCACCTAACTTTGTAACAGATAGTGATGTTGATAAAGATACAAATACACCAGCATATAAAGATAATTATGCGAAGTTAGAAGTTGTCACTAAAAAAGGGCAATCGCCTATACCTAAACATAATTCGCGTTTTGGTAATAGACAGCCTCAGATTAGTGTGAGAGTACAAGATAAGTGGGCGAAATCAAGTTATACATTCCCTAGTAAAGGTGGCGATTTATAA
- a CDS encoding carbon starvation CstA family protein, with product MVTFISSIIILILGYIFYGKYVERVFEIHPDKQTPAYSKQDNMDFVPMPAWKGWMIQLLNIAGLGPIFGAVAGALYGPVAFIWIVVGCIVAGGVHDYFSGMLSLRHGGAQFPMLVQHYLGKIIRVFTDVVSVVLMVLVAAAFVAGPAQLLSSKTPISFFVALVIIFTYFILAAILPINKIIGRIYPIFGVILIVMAVSVAVALIFSGKHIPEITIHNMHPKELPVWPLLMVTISCGAISGFHCTQSPIISRTVKNESEGRKVFYGAMISEGIIALIWAAAGMTFFGGTEGLAAKLQSIGPAGVVDQISMELLGPFGSILALLGVIILPITTGDTALRSSRMIIEDFIRDKVKIKPKVLMIAASFAVGLPAFLLSTIDYSFLWRYVGFSNQIVATVMLWVSVSYLLRYGKKHLVAGIPALFMTGAISVYVLYAPEGLSLPYQTSVIGGSIVFLIVALLYVRAIIKHADTSRIPTPTRDLYTS from the coding sequence ATGGTTACATTTATTTCTAGTATTATTATTTTAATTTTGGGATATATCTTTTACGGTAAATACGTTGAACGCGTATTTGAAATACATCCAGATAAACAAACACCAGCGTATAGTAAACAAGATAATATGGATTTTGTACCTATGCCTGCTTGGAAAGGATGGATGATTCAGCTGCTTAACATAGCTGGATTGGGTCCGATATTTGGTGCAGTAGCTGGTGCTTTATATGGACCAGTAGCATTTATCTGGATTGTTGTAGGGTGTATCGTTGCTGGAGGTGTACATGATTACTTCTCAGGCATGCTAAGTTTGAGACATGGTGGTGCACAGTTCCCTATGCTTGTACAACATTATTTAGGTAAGATTATTAGAGTGTTCACAGACGTTGTGTCTGTCGTCTTGATGGTGCTTGTTGCAGCTGCATTTGTTGCTGGGCCAGCTCAATTATTATCGAGCAAGACACCTATTTCATTCTTCGTAGCCTTAGTTATCATTTTTACATACTTTATACTAGCAGCTATTCTTCCTATCAATAAAATAATTGGACGTATTTATCCAATATTCGGTGTTATCTTAATCGTTATGGCCGTTAGTGTAGCCGTTGCTTTAATATTCAGTGGTAAACATATTCCTGAAATTACAATTCATAATATGCATCCTAAAGAACTACCTGTTTGGCCATTACTTATGGTGACAATATCTTGTGGTGCCATTTCAGGTTTCCATTGTACGCAAAGTCCGATCATTTCAAGAACAGTTAAAAATGAATCAGAAGGTAGAAAAGTCTTTTATGGCGCAATGATTTCAGAAGGTATTATTGCATTAATTTGGGCAGCAGCTGGTATGACTTTCTTCGGTGGTACTGAAGGATTAGCAGCAAAATTACAATCAATCGGTCCAGCTGGTGTCGTTGACCAAATCTCAATGGAACTATTAGGACCATTCGGTAGTATCCTTGCACTACTTGGTGTCATCATCCTACCTATTACAACAGGTGATACTGCACTTAGAAGTTCAAGAATGATTATAGAAGATTTCATAAGAGATAAAGTAAAAATTAAACCAAAAGTATTAATGATCGCAGCAAGCTTTGCGGTAGGATTACCAGCTTTCTTACTATCAACAATTGATTATTCATTCTTATGGAGATATGTTGGATTCTCAAATCAAATCGTCGCAACCGTTATGTTGTGGGTAAGTGTAAGTTACTTATTAAGATATGGCAAGAAACATCTAGTAGCCGGAATACCAGCGTTATTCATGACAGGAGCAATTAGTGTATATGTGTTATACGCACCTGAAGGATTATCATTACCATATCAAACATCAGTAATTGGCGGTTCAATCGTATTTCTAATTGTCGCTTTATTATATGTACGTGCAATTATTAAACATGCAGATACAAGTAGAATCCCAACACCTACAAGAGATTTATATACATCTTAA
- a CDS encoding helical membrane plugin domain-containing protein, with amino-acid sequence MGERVKVIKKIHKSREYIIEENMNDIKSRLSDRKIAIEKGIDILDALEEAEALDAFHAAIVQRKIITKNIVNELNKEQYEGILGNLGQVLFLLGELDIEETSTFVRRINNGMKVANRANPYKKTSVTDLLGALKDPEINQSVTLLLNFLKGMSREE; translated from the coding sequence ATGGGTGAAAGAGTTAAAGTGATTAAGAAAATTCATAAAAGTAGAGAATATATAATTGAAGAAAATATGAATGACATTAAATCACGATTATCAGATCGAAAAATTGCCATTGAAAAAGGAATTGATATACTCGATGCACTGGAAGAAGCGGAAGCGTTGGATGCATTTCACGCAGCCATTGTGCAACGTAAAATCATTACGAAAAATATCGTCAATGAACTGAATAAAGAACAATATGAAGGTATTTTAGGAAATCTGGGACAAGTTCTATTTCTATTAGGAGAATTGGATATAGAAGAAACATCGACTTTCGTGAGAAGAATTAATAACGGTATGAAAGTAGCGAATAGGGCTAATCCTTATAAGAAGACTTCCGTAACAGATTTATTAGGCGCACTTAAAGATCCAGAAATTAATCAAAGTGTAACGCTATTATTGAACTTTTTAAAAGGTATGAGTAGAGAAGAGTGA